One segment of Leeia aquatica DNA contains the following:
- a CDS encoding substrate-binding domain-containing protein, with translation MLLRWSVSPVRRVLLCLALLLMLPGAAWAAGKVIYYITPGLDLPFWRTLGLGVKTGAAQRGFQYQVLDSQNSEAKQTEHIQAAIRAQASGIVLSPIDSLSAQRMLALTSKARIPVVIADIGTNGGEYVSYVKSDNYRGAYNVGQAVAAALKARNVSNPEFALCTIELTRKNGQDRTNGFVDAMKEAGFTNQVALRQMKSYTIEETEQFVEDILKAHPGLSALFVEVDKPTLGALKVLSRSGKLKQVVVGSYDGIPEFVDQLKQGNLVAVGMQQPYLMGTQSAAALLDAIQGKPAAKQILVPVLNATSMNVNEWLPVAKRTVFGAEKAAP, from the coding sequence ATGCTGCTACGGTGGAGCGTCAGCCCGGTTCGGCGGGTGTTGCTGTGCCTGGCCTTGTTGCTGATGTTGCCGGGGGCAGCATGGGCGGCGGGCAAGGTGATCTATTACATTACGCCGGGGCTGGATTTGCCGTTCTGGCGAACGCTGGGCTTGGGGGTCAAGACCGGTGCAGCGCAGCGGGGTTTCCAGTATCAGGTGCTGGATAGCCAGAACAGTGAGGCGAAGCAGACTGAGCATATCCAGGCGGCCATTCGTGCACAGGCCAGTGGCATTGTGCTGTCGCCTATCGACAGCCTTTCGGCACAGCGCATGCTGGCCCTCACCAGCAAGGCACGCATTCCGGTGGTGATTGCCGACATCGGGACCAACGGCGGCGAGTACGTGTCCTACGTCAAATCCGACAATTATCGGGGGGCGTACAACGTGGGGCAGGCGGTGGCGGCGGCCTTGAAGGCGCGTAATGTCAGTAACCCGGAATTTGCGCTGTGTACCATTGAGCTCACGCGCAAGAACGGGCAGGACCGTACCAATGGCTTTGTTGACGCCATGAAGGAAGCCGGATTCACCAATCAGGTGGCGCTGCGGCAGATGAAGAGCTACACCATTGAGGAAACCGAGCAGTTTGTCGAGGACATCCTCAAGGCGCATCCTGGCTTGAGTGCGCTGTTTGTGGAAGTGGACAAACCCACACTGGGGGCACTGAAGGTGCTGTCGAGAAGTGGCAAACTCAAGCAAGTGGTGGTTGGGTCTTACGATGGCATTCCAGAATTTGTGGACCAACTGAAGCAAGGTAATCTGGTGGCGGTGGGCATGCAGCAGCCTTACCTGATGGGAACCCAGTCTGCCGCTGCGCTGCTGGATGCGATCCAGGGTAAACCGGCGGCCAAGCAGATTCTGGTGCCTGTTCTGAACGCAACCAGCATGAATGTGAATGAATGGCTGCCGGTGGCCAAACGGACGGTGTTCGGCGCGGAAAAGGCTGCCCCTTGA